Proteins from a genomic interval of Acetobacterium woodii DSM 1030:
- the aroD gene encoding type I 3-dehydroquinate dehydratase: MKNDKVFKRIEKNTFASCIPIISRNQNELLADVEAGVANGCDFLEWRRDHFRPDEVVKSDEEINLLNAIKARMPNQGLIYTYRSHREGGVCLTSDEIREAAITTAIKSKVVDYVDVELNNEATFLERIKQVLKDSCTKWIVSHHNFEKTPNSKEMTALYTAMDSIGGDVLKLAVTPHTTADLRCVLQETLKYNDQTEKTIIAIAMGELGGITRIVTELCGGSLTYTAGTGKTAPGQLSLEEIVDLRKKIALI, from the coding sequence ATGAAGAACGACAAGGTTTTTAAACGGATTGAAAAAAACACATTTGCCTCATGTATTCCGATAATCAGTCGGAATCAAAATGAGTTATTGGCGGATGTTGAAGCTGGCGTTGCCAACGGCTGTGATTTTTTAGAATGGCGTCGGGATCATTTTAGGCCGGATGAGGTAGTTAAAAGCGACGAAGAAATAAATCTTTTAAATGCAATAAAAGCGCGGATGCCCAATCAGGGTCTTATCTATACCTATCGTAGTCACCGCGAAGGCGGCGTTTGTCTCACGAGTGATGAAATCCGCGAAGCGGCGATAACAACGGCGATTAAAAGCAAGGTAGTTGATTATGTTGATGTTGAACTTAATAATGAAGCGACCTTTTTAGAGCGCATTAAACAAGTTTTAAAAGACAGTTGCACGAAATGGATTGTCTCGCATCATAATTTTGAAAAAACACCAAATTCAAAGGAAATGACGGCCCTTTATACAGCCATGGACAGCATCGGAGGTGATGTCCTGAAATTAGCAGTGACACCGCACACAACGGCGGACCTTCGTTGTGTGTTGCAAGAAACACTAAAGTATAATGACCAAACCGAAAAAACAATCATTGCGATTGCTATGGGTGAGTTAGGTGGGATAACCCGAATTGTGACGGAATTATGTGGTGGGTCGTTAACCTATACAGCCGGAACCGGAAAAACAGCGCCAGGTCAGCTTAGCCTAGAAGAAATTGTCGATTTGAGAAAAAAAATAGCTCTGATATAG
- a CDS encoding nucleoid-associated protein — protein sequence MKLEISINKAILHVLDTNATIPVLSDQLLKMTVLVKEYVEKHVERSLKDPEIKRTIFRAGSPFREKIQDYQNNPHDLVRVSSEIAQLFFDFMLENIEIPSADLVFVDFNVDHETYLGILKFNYKQGYIHYVNTENGLTNDILVQPCVLPTESQKLDEFILINLATAAVLLKEKKFPINNEKDYYVSNQLIFCEPAISEKAAFDIIDKTVREVIGREYGGDYEKLNAAKTVLAEDYETESEIDVENIAKAVFDGDMTIQEQFKESLEEKGVFDKKIPVTANIEKKIYGKQKFITDTGIEISIPMEQLKRNDIIEFKNNPDGTISVEIKNIGLLNQK from the coding sequence ATGAAATTAGAAATTAGCATTAATAAAGCTATTTTACATGTCTTGGATACCAATGCGACAATACCAGTTTTGTCCGACCAGTTATTAAAGATGACGGTGTTGGTCAAGGAATATGTTGAAAAACATGTCGAACGGTCATTAAAAGATCCCGAAATAAAAAGAACTATTTTTCGAGCTGGCAGCCCATTTAGGGAAAAGATACAAGATTATCAAAATAATCCCCATGATTTGGTTCGGGTCAGTTCTGAAATAGCGCAACTCTTTTTTGATTTTATGTTGGAGAATATTGAGATCCCCTCAGCGGATCTGGTTTTTGTTGATTTCAACGTTGATCATGAAACATATTTGGGAATTTTGAAGTTTAACTATAAACAAGGGTATATTCATTACGTGAATACCGAAAATGGCTTGACCAATGATATTCTGGTTCAACCCTGTGTTTTACCAACCGAAAGTCAAAAGTTGGATGAGTTTATTTTGATTAATTTAGCAACAGCAGCAGTTTTGCTTAAAGAGAAAAAGTTTCCGATTAACAATGAGAAAGATTATTATGTTTCCAATCAATTAATATTTTGCGAGCCGGCAATTTCCGAGAAAGCAGCATTTGATATTATTGATAAAACCGTTAGAGAAGTAATTGGCAGAGAATATGGCGGGGATTATGAAAAATTGAATGCCGCCAAAACCGTGCTGGCAGAGGATTATGAAACCGAAAGCGAGATTGATGTTGAAAACATCGCTAAGGCCGTTTTTGATGGCGATATGACCATTCAGGAGCAATTTAAAGAGTCGTTGGAAGAAAAAGGGGTTTTTGACAAAAAAATTCCAGTTACAGCAAATATTGAAAAGAAAATATATGGTAAACAGAAATTTATCACCGACACTGGTATTGAAATCAGCATTCCGATGGAGCAACTCAAAAGAAATGATATCATTGAATTTAAAAACAATCCGGATGGAACAATATCGGTTGAAATTAAAAACATTGGACTTTTGAATCAAAAATAA
- a CDS encoding helix-turn-helix domain-containing protein, which translates to MENKIKQLRITSGLTQRELSERAGINIRQIQKYEVGDPEIGKVSLKISVALADALGVKDLRELLNKSDNV; encoded by the coding sequence ATGGAAAATAAAATAAAACAACTCCGAATTACATCAGGGTTGACTCAGCGCGAATTATCTGAACGGGCCGGCATTAATATTCGTCAAATTCAAAAATACGAGGTCGGAGATCCTGAAATTGGAAAAGTTAGCCTCAAGATCTCTGTGGCGCTTGCTGATGCGCTTGGCGTTAAAGATTTGCGCGAACTGCTAAACAAATCAGATAATGTCTAA
- a CDS encoding EutP/PduV family microcompartment system protein has translation MKKMILVGRSECGKTTLRQALKGKEIRYEKTQYVNHYDVVIDTPGEYAETKVLARALALYSYEADIVALLINATEPYSLYPPCVTPVANRPCIGIVTQIDAQDANVEQAVSWLELAGCETVFRVSSYTGEGIWEVLEYLKEDGDVLPWDKKVDAEKPRDVISTKVN, from the coding sequence ATGAAAAAAATGATTTTAGTAGGCCGCAGTGAATGCGGTAAAACGACATTAAGACAGGCATTAAAAGGAAAAGAAATACGTTATGAGAAAACTCAATATGTGAATCATTATGACGTCGTTATTGATACACCTGGCGAATATGCAGAAACGAAAGTATTAGCCCGCGCATTGGCATTATATTCGTATGAAGCTGACATTGTAGCCTTATTAATTAATGCAACGGAACCATATTCGCTTTATCCACCATGCGTAACCCCGGTTGCCAATCGACCGTGTATTGGGATTGTAACGCAAATTGATGCTCAGGATGCAAATGTTGAGCAAGCGGTAAGCTGGCTTGAATTAGCCGGTTGTGAGACAGTTTTTAGGGTTAGTTCTTATACTGGCGAGGGAATTTGGGAAGTATTAGAATATCTAAAAGAAGATGGCGATGTTTTACCTTGGGATAAAAAAGTAGATGCTGAAAAACCAAGAGATGTTATATCTACAAAAGTGAATTGA
- a CDS encoding BMC domain-containing protein yields the protein MENVLNTNEGKLRIIQETVPGKQVTLAHIIASPDAIVYKKLGLNPSVDYQKAAIGILSMTPSEISVIAGDLAVKTAVIDLGFIDRFSGTLMFTGRISEVDSAIKTILAYLQNTLKFTICEITST from the coding sequence GTGGAAAATGTATTAAATACGAATGAGGGAAAATTGCGAATTATTCAAGAAACTGTACCAGGGAAGCAGGTCACGTTAGCGCATATTATTGCAAGTCCCGATGCGATTGTTTATAAGAAATTAGGCTTGAATCCCAGTGTTGATTATCAAAAAGCCGCGATTGGTATCCTCAGTATGACACCTTCAGAAATATCGGTTATAGCGGGCGATTTGGCTGTCAAAACGGCTGTGATTGATTTGGGTTTTATTGACCGCTTTAGTGGCACGTTGATGTTTACCGGGCGAATTTCTGAAGTAGATTCGGCGATCAAAACGATATTGGCCTATTTACAAAATACCTTAAAGTTTACAATTTGTGAGATTACGTCAACCTGA